In the genome of Streptomyces sp. V2I9, one region contains:
- a CDS encoding SDR family NAD(P)-dependent oxidoreductase: MAGLSGLDGKRILVIGGGGAGIGRAIVRSCAAAGAAVAVADVDPARATEAADELRAAGHVSCALSGDVRSIEQLDGVIVGAADQLGGLDTLITVVGGQVAFVPAVRLHEMTDDDWDTVYDVNLRYVARAVRRVLRLFLEQGTGGNIVSIGSVTGFMAAPKQAGYGAAKAGLYSLARTVAAEYAADGIRMNVVAGGAISTAVNTGHSDTWVPEIPAGRYGTSEEMAAAAVYLSSDEARYITGQQIVLDGGVSVRGPFPE, translated from the coding sequence ATGGCCGGGTTGAGCGGGCTCGACGGCAAACGGATTCTGGTGATCGGGGGCGGCGGCGCCGGGATCGGCCGAGCCATCGTCCGCTCCTGTGCGGCCGCGGGGGCGGCGGTGGCGGTGGCCGACGTGGACCCCGCGCGGGCAACCGAGGCGGCGGACGAGTTGCGTGCGGCCGGGCACGTCTCCTGTGCGCTGAGCGGCGACGTCCGCTCCATCGAGCAGCTCGACGGCGTGATCGTCGGCGCGGCCGATCAACTCGGTGGACTGGACACCCTGATCACGGTGGTCGGCGGGCAAGTCGCGTTCGTCCCCGCGGTCAGGCTGCATGAGATGACCGACGACGACTGGGACACCGTCTATGACGTGAATCTGCGCTACGTGGCTCGCGCGGTGCGGCGCGTGCTGCGGCTGTTCCTGGAACAGGGCACCGGTGGGAACATCGTCAGCATCGGCTCTGTCACCGGATTCATGGCCGCTCCGAAGCAGGCCGGTTACGGCGCTGCCAAGGCCGGCCTGTACAGCCTGGCCCGGACCGTCGCCGCCGAGTACGCGGCCGACGGCATCCGGATGAACGTCGTCGCGGGCGGGGCGATCAGCACTGCCGTCAACACCGGCCACTCCGACACCTGGGTTCCGGAGATCCCGGCGGGCCGCTACGGCACGTCGGAGGAGATGGCTGCTGCGGCCGTCTACCTGTCCTCGGACGAGGCCCGCTACATCACGGGCCAGCAGATCGTGCTGGACGGCGGAGTCTCGGTCCGCGGCCCCTTCCCTGAATAG
- a CDS encoding flavodoxin family protein has protein sequence MKAVIVCASVSHGNTRRVADSMAQVLGAKVVLPEQADLAELAGADLVGFGSGVFYQRLHPRLTECVKALPTRRGQAFVFATSGLPELPLVPFTRPLARLLEGKGFEVVGTFSCRALDTMMPFTLVGGIQKQRPNDGDLAAARAFAARLRGGRQSVS, from the coding sequence ATGAAGGCCGTCATCGTGTGCGCCTCCGTGTCGCACGGAAATACGCGACGTGTCGCCGACAGCATGGCCCAGGTACTGGGTGCGAAGGTCGTCCTGCCGGAGCAGGCCGACCTGGCGGAGCTGGCCGGAGCCGACCTTGTGGGATTCGGCTCGGGTGTCTTCTATCAGAGGCTCCACCCCCGACTGACCGAGTGCGTCAAGGCGCTTCCCACCCGGCGGGGCCAGGCATTCGTGTTCGCCACCAGCGGGCTCCCCGAGTTGCCGCTGGTGCCTTTCACCCGCCCCCTGGCCCGGCTCCTCGAAGGCAAGGGCTTCGAGGTGGTCGGGACCTTCTCGTGTCGGGCGTTGGACACCATGATGCCCTTCACGCTCGTCGGCGGCATCCAGAAACAGCGGCCGAACGACGGGGATCTGGCCGCTGCGCGGGCGTTCGCCGCGCGACTGCGGGGCGGGCGGCAGTCGGTGTCCTGA
- a CDS encoding MarR family winged helix-turn-helix transcriptional regulator — protein sequence MAETRTTKQAQDPSAVVTAAVGDRLGNTIKRAEQALIARKTQAMRAFDLTVPQYSVLLLLSLFPSGMSAAQLARESMVTPQTMSTVLANLEKHGLMEREPSPLHQKVIVNKLTRAGRAVLKKADKEAVRVEDGLRAEYTPEEFEQFENFLERAIKKLGETR from the coding sequence ATGGCGGAAACCAGAACGACGAAGCAGGCCCAGGACCCCAGCGCGGTCGTGACGGCGGCGGTCGGGGACCGGCTCGGGAACACCATCAAGCGGGCCGAGCAGGCGTTGATCGCGCGCAAGACGCAGGCGATGCGCGCGTTCGACCTGACCGTGCCCCAGTACTCCGTACTGCTGCTGCTCTCGCTCTTCCCGAGCGGGATGTCGGCCGCGCAGCTCGCCCGCGAGAGCATGGTGACGCCGCAGACGATGTCGACGGTCCTCGCCAACCTGGAGAAGCACGGCCTGATGGAGCGGGAGCCCTCTCCGCTCCACCAGAAGGTCATCGTCAACAAGCTGACCAGGGCCGGACGCGCCGTGCTGAAGAAGGCGGACAAGGAGGCCGTGCGCGTCGAGGACGGGCTGCGGGCCGAGTACACCCCGGAGGAGTTCGAGCAGTTCGAGAACTTCCTGGAGCGGGCCATCAAGAAGCTGGGCGAGACGCGCTGA
- the rarD gene encoding EamA family transporter RarD, with product MKGKNEQRAGLLYGIGAYAMWGLVPLFWPLLKPSGAIEILAHRMVWSLGVVAVALLAVRRWAWIGELVRDRRKLGLIAVAAATITVNWGLYIWAVNNGQVVEASLGYFINPLVTIAMGVLLLGERLRPVQWTAVATGLAAVLVLAIGYGRPPWISLVLAFSFATYGLVKKKVNMGGLESLAAETAVLFVPALGFLLWLAATGRSTFTAGGAGHGFLLAATGIVTAVPLICFGAAAIRVPLSTLGLLQYLAPVFQFGLGVLYFKESMPPERWAGFALVWLALSLLTWDALRTARNNRALAVKLLATAAAAPATATPAAETTGTAAPPTTGTPSAGTALSDAPDPTQEKVT from the coding sequence GTGAAGGGGAAGAACGAACAGCGGGCTGGCCTGCTGTACGGAATCGGCGCGTACGCGATGTGGGGCCTGGTCCCCCTGTTCTGGCCGCTGCTCAAACCGTCCGGGGCGATCGAGATCCTGGCCCACCGGATGGTCTGGTCGCTGGGCGTCGTGGCCGTCGCGCTGCTGGCGGTACGCCGCTGGGCCTGGATCGGCGAGCTGGTCCGCGACCGGCGCAAACTGGGGCTGATAGCGGTCGCGGCGGCGACGATCACGGTCAACTGGGGCCTCTACATCTGGGCTGTGAACAACGGCCAGGTCGTCGAGGCGTCGCTCGGCTACTTCATCAATCCGCTGGTCACCATCGCCATGGGCGTCCTGCTGCTGGGCGAACGCCTGCGGCCCGTCCAATGGACCGCCGTGGCCACGGGCCTGGCGGCCGTTCTCGTCCTGGCGATCGGATACGGCAGGCCGCCGTGGATCTCGCTGGTGCTGGCCTTCTCCTTCGCCACGTACGGCCTGGTGAAGAAGAAGGTCAACATGGGCGGCCTGGAGTCCCTGGCCGCCGAGACCGCCGTGCTCTTCGTGCCCGCGCTCGGCTTCCTGCTCTGGCTCGCCGCGACCGGGAGGTCGACGTTCACGGCCGGCGGGGCCGGGCACGGGTTCCTGCTCGCCGCGACGGGCATCGTCACGGCGGTCCCGCTGATCTGCTTCGGCGCGGCGGCGATCCGGGTGCCGCTGTCCACCCTGGGGCTGCTCCAGTACCTGGCCCCGGTCTTCCAGTTCGGGCTGGGCGTCCTCTACTTCAAGGAGTCGATGCCGCCCGAGCGGTGGGCCGGGTTCGCCCTGGTCTGGCTGGCGCTGTCGCTGCTGACCTGGGACGCGTTGCGGACCGCGCGGAACAACCGGGCCCTGGCGGTGAAGCTGCTGGCGACGGCGGCCGCCGCACCGGCGACCGCGACCCCGGCGGCCGAGACGACCGGGACGGCCGCACCGCCGACGACCGGGACCCCGAGTGCCGGGACCGCCCTGTCCGACGCCCCGGACCCGACCCAAGAAAAGGTTACCTAG
- a CDS encoding helix-turn-helix transcriptional regulator, with protein sequence MNIKPLNPESSAKAAYGARLRGLRIERGWTQEGLGIEIGYSSTHISSVETGRKLATLRFSRSTDRALGLVGTEASFERELSRIKHGSLLEGFPEFLIYEGRAAEIRLYEVGVMPGLLQTPEYARVLADSAVKRKAITPAQAEERVALVAERQAALVRDKPPLVFALLDESCLRRPVGSPAVMRAQMERLIEFAEQPNTVIQVVPFTMGEHRPFDLPITILTMPDRSLMSYAESAQQGYLERESGSVVTHLTAYHQLQAVAPSQAASVDMFRQLRKGTP encoded by the coding sequence ATGAACATCAAGCCGTTAAATCCGGAAAGTTCCGCGAAGGCCGCCTACGGCGCACGTCTGCGCGGTCTCCGCATCGAGCGAGGCTGGACGCAGGAGGGGCTGGGCATCGAGATCGGCTACTCCAGCACGCACATCTCGTCCGTCGAAACTGGCCGCAAACTTGCTACCTTGCGCTTTTCGCGCAGTACGGACCGCGCGCTCGGACTCGTCGGAACGGAGGCCTCGTTCGAGCGCGAGCTGAGCCGGATCAAGCACGGCAGCCTGCTGGAGGGCTTCCCGGAGTTCCTCATCTACGAGGGACGGGCGGCGGAAATCCGACTGTACGAGGTCGGCGTGATGCCGGGCCTGCTCCAGACCCCGGAGTACGCCCGGGTCCTAGCCGACAGCGCGGTCAAGCGGAAGGCCATCACGCCCGCCCAGGCGGAGGAGCGCGTCGCGCTGGTCGCGGAGCGCCAGGCGGCCCTGGTCCGGGACAAGCCCCCGCTCGTCTTCGCGCTGCTCGACGAGAGCTGCCTGCGCAGGCCGGTGGGCAGCCCGGCGGTCATGCGGGCGCAGATGGAGCGGCTGATCGAGTTCGCCGAGCAGCCCAACACGGTGATCCAGGTGGTGCCGTTCACCATGGGCGAGCACCGCCCGTTCGATCTGCCGATCACCATCCTGACCATGCCCGACCGCTCGCTCATGTCGTACGCGGAGTCCGCGCAGCAGGGGTACCTGGAGCGTGAAAGTGGCTCGGTGGTAACGCATCTGACGGCCTACCATCAGTTGCAGGCGGTTGCGCCCTCCCAGGCCGCGTCCGTTGACATGTTCAGGCAGTTGCGAAAGGGCACACCGTGA
- a CDS encoding DUF397 domain-containing protein, protein MTAETPRWFTSSYSDNGGQCVEVATNLAAPHGIVPVRDSKDAAGPVLTVPAAAFRTFVAGVRAGDLGTV, encoded by the coding sequence ATGACGGCCGAGACTCCCCGCTGGTTCACGTCCTCGTACAGCGACAACGGCGGCCAGTGCGTCGAGGTCGCCACCAACCTCGCCGCCCCGCACGGCATCGTCCCCGTCCGCGACTCCAAGGACGCGGCCGGGCCGGTCCTCACCGTCCCCGCCGCCGCGTTCCGCACCTTCGTGGCGGGCGTCCGGGCCGGAGACCTCGGCACGGTCTGA
- a CDS encoding ABATE domain-containing protein yields the protein MLRHPDGSSFRFDPGALCLELLPTGGPGPLAYFEVLREPADLVRWAEESRLPGGLGAGATDEPGSASGSGEGAGSGAEEVEGSGSGSGAGATLVVSAAEVAGARALRDALWRLAEARAGGGRPDPDDLATLNDAAAHPPLTPRLTADGTWAWAPGGTGSGLLSTVARDAVDLFTGAYAHRIRVCGAHDCRLLFVDTSRPGRRRWCSMERCGNRHKVRAHRARLTAADE from the coding sequence GTGCTGCGGCATCCGGACGGAAGCTCGTTCCGGTTCGATCCGGGCGCGCTCTGCCTGGAGTTGCTGCCGACCGGAGGGCCGGGGCCCCTGGCGTACTTCGAGGTGTTGCGCGAGCCGGCCGACCTGGTGCGCTGGGCGGAGGAGAGCCGGCTGCCAGGGGGACTCGGTGCGGGGGCGACGGATGAGCCGGGTTCCGCCTCCGGTTCGGGGGAGGGGGCCGGGTCCGGCGCGGAGGAAGTGGAGGGCTCCGGCTCCGGTTCCGGTGCGGGGGCCACGCTGGTCGTGAGCGCGGCGGAGGTGGCGGGCGCGCGGGCGCTGCGCGATGCGCTGTGGCGGCTGGCGGAAGCGCGGGCGGGGGGCGGGCGGCCGGACCCGGACGACCTCGCCACCCTGAACGACGCGGCGGCGCACCCGCCGCTGACGCCCCGGCTGACGGCGGACGGGACGTGGGCGTGGGCCCCCGGCGGCACCGGGTCAGGGCTGCTCTCCACCGTGGCCCGCGACGCGGTGGACCTGTTCACCGGGGCGTACGCCCACCGCATCCGCGTCTGCGGCGCGCACGACTGCCGCCTGCTGTTCGTCGACACGTCCCGGCCCGGCCGACGTCGCTGGTGCTCGATGGAACGGTGCGGCAACCGCCACAAGGTCCGTGCTCACCGCGCCCGGCTCACCGCAGCCGACGAATGA
- a CDS encoding 3-oxoacyl-ACP synthase, with amino-acid sequence MRLPRPLGLSGLSTWIPEARQTARDAVELGLVEADTAEELGYAALPVADQAPPEMAVLAARAALESTGTPPAGLGMVLHAWMYYQGHDLWSPPHYIADQLGARQAEPLGIQQVCNGGAAAVEVGAARLLADPGLGPVLVTTADRFAAPGFDRWRGDYGIAYGDGATALLLHPLDVRPPDLLLHAITTVAAPQLEGMHRGRDAFGAMPRSVSDRVDMRRTKKAFLEREGMNAFTRASSESLTAVVERCLAAGGLAADSPLLRCVVPPRLGAKTIGLAYAPALRTLLPAEIRTVGGDTGHLGAGDAAASLAELGAGRVLASGEYALVVSAGAGFTWSCLLVSAA; translated from the coding sequence GTGCGACTTCCGAGGCCGCTGGGTCTGTCCGGCCTGAGCACGTGGATACCCGAAGCACGCCAGACCGCCCGCGACGCCGTGGAACTCGGCCTGGTGGAGGCGGACACGGCCGAGGAACTGGGCTACGCGGCCCTGCCGGTGGCGGACCAGGCCCCTCCCGAGATGGCGGTGCTGGCGGCGCGCGCGGCCCTGGAGAGCACCGGGACCCCGCCGGCCGGACTGGGCATGGTGCTGCACGCCTGGATGTACTACCAGGGGCACGACCTCTGGTCGCCTCCGCACTACATCGCCGACCAGCTCGGCGCGCGGCAGGCGGAGCCGCTGGGCATCCAGCAGGTCTGCAACGGCGGAGCGGCGGCCGTCGAGGTGGGCGCGGCCCGGCTGCTGGCCGACCCCGGTCTCGGCCCCGTGCTGGTGACGACGGCCGACCGGTTCGCGGCGCCGGGCTTCGACCGCTGGCGCGGGGACTACGGGATCGCCTACGGGGACGGCGCCACCGCGCTGCTGCTGCACCCGCTCGACGTACGCCCCCCGGACCTGCTGCTGCACGCGATCACCACCGTCGCCGCACCGCAGCTGGAGGGGATGCACCGGGGGCGGGACGCGTTCGGCGCGATGCCGCGCTCCGTGAGCGACCGGGTGGACATGCGCCGCACGAAGAAGGCCTTCCTCGAACGCGAGGGCATGAATGCCTTCACCCGCGCCAGCTCGGAGAGCCTGACGGCGGTCGTGGAGCGCTGCCTCGCCGCCGGCGGGCTGGCGGCGGACAGTCCGCTGCTGCGCTGTGTCGTACCGCCGCGGCTGGGCGCGAAGACCATCGGCCTCGCCTACGCACCGGCCCTGCGCACGCTGCTGCCGGCCGAGATCCGGACGGTGGGCGGGGACACGGGTCACCTGGGCGCGGGGGACGCGGCGGCCAGTCTGGCCGAGCTGGGGGCGGGCCGCGTCCTGGCGTCGGGCGAGTACGCCCTGGTGGTGAGCGCGGGGGCCGGGTTCACCTGGTCGTGCCTGCTGGTGAGCGCCGCCTGA
- a CDS encoding MFS transporter: MAPVGTLAEPSPAPPAATARDRRSNPWLTLIAVAFGLFMVGLDGSVVSIANPEIGRDLNASTSDLQWVTNSYLLALAGALILGGKLGDRFGRRTFYLVGVVGFTLASVAIGLAGSIEGVIAFRALQGLFGALLMPNTLGLLRAVFPPKKFGMAVGIWAMVSSVSTALGPIVGGFLVQHVSWESVFYINAPIGVIALAFSAAVLPQSRNEHAARERFDVPGVVLLAVGLLALVFGVVKGETWGWTSGGTLGAIGAGLLVLVVFGWWQTRVASPLLPMRLFRNPALTIGTIITALNFFVLLGVIFFVMIYLQNVRGFTPVEAGVRTLPLSLASVVASPLGAALTDRFGPRLTMPLGMGLQAVACFAMLTWDAHSAYGLMWPPFIALGLGVGMVMASSSDAIVGNAPVRDAGVAGGLQATALQVGGALGTSVLVSLIAGRVGTTLTGELTSAGVPAPAATALLEAKDAVSMGVAPVATGTPAQLAAAIVEGSHNAFMNGVHTAVLTAGVLCVAGAVLAVVGVRRAPGHAHQR; this comes from the coding sequence ATGGCACCCGTCGGCACCCTGGCCGAACCGTCCCCCGCCCCGCCCGCCGCAACGGCACGCGACCGTCGCTCCAACCCGTGGCTGACCCTGATCGCCGTCGCCTTCGGCCTGTTCATGGTCGGTCTCGACGGATCCGTCGTCTCGATCGCCAACCCCGAGATCGGCCGCGACCTCAACGCCTCCACCTCCGACCTGCAATGGGTCACCAACTCCTACCTGCTCGCCCTCGCCGGAGCCCTCATCCTCGGCGGCAAACTCGGCGACCGCTTCGGCCGCCGCACCTTCTACCTGGTGGGAGTCGTCGGCTTCACCCTCGCCTCCGTCGCCATCGGGCTGGCCGGTTCCATCGAGGGCGTCATCGCCTTCCGGGCCCTCCAGGGCCTCTTCGGCGCCCTGCTGATGCCCAACACCCTCGGCCTGCTCCGCGCCGTCTTCCCGCCGAAGAAGTTCGGCATGGCCGTCGGTATCTGGGCCATGGTCTCCTCGGTCTCCACCGCCCTCGGCCCCATCGTCGGCGGCTTCCTCGTCCAGCACGTCAGCTGGGAGTCCGTCTTCTACATCAACGCCCCGATCGGCGTCATCGCCCTCGCCTTCAGCGCGGCCGTCCTGCCGCAGAGCCGGAACGAGCACGCCGCCCGGGAGAGGTTCGACGTCCCCGGCGTCGTCCTGCTCGCCGTCGGGCTTCTCGCGCTCGTCTTCGGCGTGGTGAAGGGGGAGACCTGGGGCTGGACGTCCGGCGGAACCCTCGGCGCCATCGGCGCGGGACTCCTGGTCCTGGTGGTCTTCGGCTGGTGGCAGACACGGGTCGCCTCACCGCTGCTGCCGATGCGCCTGTTCCGCAACCCGGCGCTGACCATCGGCACGATCATCACCGCGCTGAACTTCTTCGTCCTGCTCGGCGTGATCTTCTTCGTCATGATCTACCTACAGAACGTCCGGGGCTTCACCCCCGTCGAGGCAGGTGTCCGGACCCTTCCCCTCAGCCTCGCGTCCGTCGTCGCCTCCCCGCTCGGCGCCGCGCTCACGGACAGGTTCGGACCGCGCCTCACCATGCCCCTCGGTATGGGCCTCCAGGCCGTCGCCTGCTTCGCCATGCTCACCTGGGACGCCCACAGCGCGTACGGCCTCATGTGGCCGCCGTTCATCGCCCTCGGCCTCGGCGTCGGGATGGTGATGGCCTCCTCGTCCGACGCCATCGTCGGCAACGCCCCCGTCCGGGACGCCGGTGTCGCCGGCGGGCTCCAGGCCACGGCCCTCCAGGTCGGGGGTGCGCTGGGCACCTCCGTCCTCGTCTCCCTCATCGCCGGCCGCGTCGGCACGACCCTCACCGGTGAACTCACCTCGGCAGGCGTCCCCGCCCCCGCCGCCACCGCACTCCTGGAGGCGAAGGACGCGGTGTCCATGGGCGTCGCACCCGTCGCCACCGGTACGCCCGCGCAGCTCGCGGCGGCCATCGTCGAGGGCAGCCACAACGCCTTCATGAACGGCGTCCACACGGCCGTCCTGACCGCCGGAGTGCTCTGCGTCGCCGGCGCCGTCCTGGCCGTCGTGGGCGTCCGGCGAGCCCCTGGCCACGCCCACCAGCGGTAG
- a CDS encoding MarR family winged helix-turn-helix transcriptional regulator, which produces MPPHSASPRDIDRLALGLVACLPALTRAFERHVDQHYPHPKPSDAQLTLLRYVETHGGTTVREAADAVRMKPNNVSALVTQLTEQGLLERRQDGADKRIARLYLTPAARQRLVEVTRLMGDRAAQVLRSMTDGELDALGSALGSLRSLSEHLHTAS; this is translated from the coding sequence ATGCCCCCGCACAGCGCGTCCCCCCGGGACATCGACCGCCTGGCCCTCGGCCTCGTGGCGTGCCTGCCCGCGCTGACCAGGGCCTTCGAGCGACACGTCGACCAGCACTATCCGCACCCCAAGCCCTCCGACGCCCAGCTCACGCTGCTGCGGTACGTCGAGACCCACGGCGGCACCACGGTCCGTGAGGCCGCCGACGCGGTGCGGATGAAGCCGAACAACGTCAGCGCACTGGTCACCCAGCTCACCGAACAGGGGCTCCTCGAACGCCGTCAGGACGGCGCCGACAAGCGGATCGCCCGCCTGTACCTCACCCCGGCCGCGCGGCAGCGGCTCGTCGAGGTCACGCGGCTCATGGGGGACCGTGCCGCGCAGGTCCTGCGGTCGATGACCGACGGCGAACTCGACGCCCTCGGCTCCGCCCTGGGGTCCCTCCGGTCGCTCAGCGAGCACCTGCACACCGCGAGCTGA
- a CDS encoding enoyl-CoA hydratase-related protein, with protein MSRSATGIEIHTEGSVRTLTFARPERRNGMDLAMFGAYYDALAEADADDAVRAVVVTGARSSFCSGATPDLLAQLSAPQDASEEDPDGFLGHPAHLPLTMRTPLIAAINGSAAGLGLVHALYADVRFMADEAQVSAVFSRFGLIAEYGAAWLLPRLVGVGNATDLLLSSRAVGAQEALRMGLVQHTAPRDTLLSAAQEYARQLAETCSPTSMAVIKRQILDGLRMPAADAVTESVALMRESFTRPDFPEAMAAVRERRRPDFTPR; from the coding sequence ATGTCCAGGAGCGCGACGGGCATCGAGATACACACCGAGGGCTCCGTGCGGACCCTCACCTTCGCCCGGCCCGAGCGCCGCAACGGCATGGATCTGGCCATGTTCGGCGCCTACTACGACGCCCTGGCCGAGGCCGACGCCGACGACGCGGTCCGCGCCGTCGTCGTCACGGGCGCGCGCAGCAGCTTCTGTTCCGGCGCGACCCCCGACCTGCTGGCCCAGCTCTCCGCCCCGCAGGACGCGTCGGAGGAGGACCCGGACGGGTTCCTCGGGCACCCGGCGCACCTCCCGCTGACGATGCGGACCCCGCTGATCGCGGCGATCAACGGCAGTGCCGCGGGCCTCGGGCTCGTGCACGCCCTGTACGCCGACGTCCGGTTCATGGCGGACGAGGCGCAGGTCTCGGCCGTGTTCAGCCGCTTCGGCCTGATCGCCGAGTACGGCGCGGCCTGGCTGCTGCCGCGCCTGGTGGGCGTCGGCAACGCCACGGACCTGCTGCTCTCCTCCCGTGCCGTGGGCGCGCAGGAGGCGCTGCGGATGGGGCTGGTGCAGCACACCGCACCGCGCGACACCCTGCTGTCGGCCGCCCAGGAGTACGCCCGCCAGCTCGCCGAGACGTGCTCCCCGACGTCCATGGCCGTCATCAAGCGCCAGATCCTGGACGGCCTGCGCATGCCCGCGGCCGACGCCGTGACCGAATCCGTCGCGCTGATGCGGGAGTCCTTCACCCGCCCCGACTTCCCCGAGGCCATGGCCGCCGTCCGGGAGCGCCGCAGGCCGGACTTCACACCGCGCTGA
- a CDS encoding VOC family protein, whose product MTQTLSWKLVIDSADPHAQAGFWAEALGYLVEDNSPLIERLLTAGAVPEAATTHSHGRRAWLDLAAARHPDDPYDEVSGTGQGRRLLFQRVPEPKTGKNRLHIDVHSAPGQRDAEAERLVALGARVGRTVDEQGGSWIVMTDPEGNEFCLS is encoded by the coding sequence ATGACGCAGACACTCTCCTGGAAGCTCGTGATCGACAGCGCCGACCCGCATGCGCAGGCCGGGTTCTGGGCGGAGGCCCTGGGCTATCTCGTCGAAGACAACAGCCCGCTGATCGAACGGCTGCTGACGGCCGGTGCGGTACCGGAGGCCGCGACGACCCACTCCCACGGCCGCAGGGCCTGGCTCGACCTCGCGGCGGCCCGGCACCCTGACGACCCGTACGACGAGGTCAGCGGGACGGGGCAGGGGCGGAGGCTGCTGTTCCAGCGGGTGCCGGAGCCGAAGACGGGGAAGAACCGGTTGCACATCGACGTGCACTCCGCGCCCGGACAGCGCGACGCGGAGGCGGAGCGGCTGGTGGCGCTGGGCGCGCGGGTGGGGCGTACGGTCGACGAGCAGGGCGGGAGCTGGATCGTCATGACGGACCCCGAGGGCAACGAGTTCTGCCTGTCCTGA
- a CDS encoding hotdog fold thioesterase, with translation MGIEILRCEPDLVVGTMPVRGNRQPIGIMHGGANAVLAETLGSLAAWVHAGPDRIIVGQELSCTHHQAVRSGLVTGVCRPLHVGRGVATYEIVISDERERRVCTARLTCALPQPRRQARPARDS, from the coding sequence ATGGGGATCGAGATCCTCCGCTGCGAGCCGGACCTCGTCGTGGGCACCATGCCGGTGCGCGGCAACCGGCAGCCGATCGGGATCATGCACGGCGGTGCCAACGCGGTCCTCGCGGAGACCCTCGGCTCGCTCGCCGCCTGGGTGCACGCCGGGCCGGACCGGATCATCGTCGGCCAGGAACTCTCCTGCACCCACCACCAGGCGGTGCGCTCCGGACTCGTGACGGGGGTCTGCCGCCCTCTGCACGTGGGGCGCGGCGTCGCCACGTACGAGATCGTCATCTCCGACGAGCGGGAGCGCAGGGTCTGCACCGCCCGGCTCACCTGCGCCCTTCCCCAGCCGCGGCGGCAGGCGCGTCCCGCGAGGGATTCGTAG
- a CDS encoding DUF397 domain-containing protein: MTTETPRWFTSSYSNNGGQCVEVATNLAAPHGIVPVRDSKDVARPALSVRSGAFSAFVTGIKSGEMQHP; encoded by the coding sequence GTGACAACCGAGACCCCCCGTTGGTTCACGTCCTCGTACAGCAACAACGGCGGCCAGTGCGTCGAGGTCGCCACCAACCTCGCCGCCCCGCACGGCATCGTCCCCGTCCGCGACTCCAAGGACGTGGCCCGGCCCGCCCTGAGTGTGCGGTCCGGTGCGTTCTCCGCCTTCGTGACGGGTATCAAGTCCGGCGAGATGCAGCACCCGTAA